GCGCCGAATCTTCAAACACCACTGCCGGATGATAAAGCGCTTCAAGGCTGCTTAAATCCTGCTGGTCTAATTGGCTGTATATGCGGACAAACTGCGCCATCACCGAATCTGATGCCGGATTTTCCTGCCCTTCAATCGCTGAACTTGTGCTGAAATCTTGCATGATGTCTGGCTTCCTTTTTCTGCGCTGACAAAGGGTTTCACCGCGGTTCAGGCTTGTTCTGTAAAGGCTTTCGCCTGCTTGAATGCTTCGATGGCTTTTACCCGGGCCGCCTTGTGGTCCACCATGGGCGGCGGATAATCCAGGCTTTTCACATCCGGCCAGTCATACGGATTGTGGATGTATTTATCCGGCACTTTTGCCAGCTCTTTGACCCATGTACGGATGAATTCGCCATTTGGATCAAACTTTTTCCCTGCGCCGTCGGATTAAACACACGGAAGTAAGGTTGGGCGTCTGTCCCGGTTGATGCAGCCCATTGCCAGCCACCATTGTTCGAAGCCAGATCCCCGTCAATCAGCTGTGACATAAACCACTGTTCACCAGCCTGCCAGTGAATCAGCAAGTCTTTGGTCAGAAAACTGGCCGTAATCATGCGAAGCCGGTTGTGCATCCAACCGGTTGCTTTGAGCTGACGCATCGCGGCATCCACAATCGGGAATCCTGTCTCGCCGTTTTGCCAACGCTCCAGCGCTGATTGATCCCATTGCCAGTCCACCTGTCGGGTCCAGTTCACAAACGGCTGTGCCCGGCTCACCTGCGGATAGGCATCAATCAGATGACGGTAAAATTCACGCCAGATAATTTCATTGAGCCAGATAAACGGGCCTTGCTCCTGCTTTTCAAAAGCCTCCGGAAATTCATGCAAAACGGCCGACAAACACTGCCTTGCAGAAACTGCCCCGATGGCGAGATAAGGCGATAAACCGCTGGTGCCATCCACTGCGGGCAGATCGCGGTGCTCACCGTAATCCTGAACTTTCTCAACGCAAAAACGGATCAGACGCGCCCGGATGTCTTCTTCTCCGACGGGCCAGTCGCTGCTGTCTCTGAGGGCATATCCCATCCAGCGATCAACTTGCTCGTCACTCAGAGGGGTCGCAAATTTCATGTGTTCAGCATCATGGGCTTGCGCTGCTGGCGCAGGCTGAGCAAGTGCCGGGCTGAGATGGAACTGATTCAGCCACTCACGCCGAAATGGGGTGTAGACCTTAAACGGATCGCCTTGCCGGGTGAGCACACTGCCAGCCGGAAGCACACAGGTATCTTCAAACACACTGAATTTAATCTTTTGCTTTTTCAGTGCCTGACCCACAGCCTGATCCCGCAATTTTTCGTTCCATTCATACTGCTTGTTACAAAAGACGTGATCGCACGACCATGCCTCGGCCAGTGCAGCGATGGCAGCCGGAAGCGCCTCAAAATCAGCAACCTGCTCAATCCGAAGCGGTATATTGCATTCACTTAACTGTGCCTGGAGCGATATCAGGCGGCGGCGGATCAAATCAATTTGAATCGGCGCTGTGTCATGAGACGCCCATTGTTCCGGCGTGGCAAAAAAGACGGCAAACACGGGGTTTTTCTGTTTGCAGGCCTGAAGCAGCGCGGTGTTATCAACGACCCTTAAATCGGCCCGGAACCACATCATGCTGTTGGCGGATTCACGCTTCGTCATGCTCAGTCTCTCCTGCCAGTTGCTGTAACCAGGAACCATGAATCACCGCAATACTGCCTTTCAGAATCACAGGGCAATGCAACGCCGTATGCAGCCTCGCCAATTGCTTCAGGATGGCTTGCGGGAGTTTGCTTTCGCCCACCACCAGTACCTGCGCAAAATCCTGTTGTGATACGGCGGCTTCTAATCCGTGCAATTTGCCCTGAAATGGCAGATTCTCCAGGATAGTGACACTGTCACCATCCAGACTCAGCGCCAGCGCCGAGAGCCAGATATGATGTGAGATACCATCCTGTGCCGGCTCAAAACTCAGCAACAGTGCTTTTCGTCCGTTTCTCTTGCGGGCTTTCGCAACCAGTGCAGCGCAGTGCTCGATTAAAGCGGATTGCCATAATGCGCACTGTATGGGCTTGAGCGGATTCGCACTCTCATTCAATTGCCGGTCGACGGGCTCAACCACCTGCTCGATAAACAATGACAGCGGATATTCTTTCATCAGCTGAGTTAACAGTTGTTCCAGCTTTCCGCGTCGGCATTCAGCCAGCGCAGTCATCACAGGTGTCACCCAGGCCTGCTCGCTTTCCTGCTCTGCGACAGCCTCTGATCCGGTTTCGAGCAACGGACGCACTTTACTGATAGCGACGCCTTTATCGAGCCAGGACACAATCAGCTGAATCCGCTCAATATCTTCCTGCGTGTACAGTCTGTGCCCTTTTTCGGTCCGCTGCGGTTTGATTAAGCCATACCGGCGCTGCCAGGCACGCAAGGTCACCGAGTTGACGCCGGTGATTTCAGAGACTTCACGGATTGCAAATAATTTCACTTCAGAGGCCATAACGTAATTTCAACTCCTCCGGATACGGATGAAGGAATGTCTGCAATTGCAGATACGGATCCGGAAATTCTTTCAGGTAATGATTAATCAGTGCCAAAGGCACCAGAATCGGCTGATGCCCCAATCGGTAACTTTGGATCAGATCCAGCAGTTCCTGCTTTTGCGCCTTGGTCAGATTGCGTTTGAAATATCCCTGCAGGTGCATCAGCACATTGGTATTGTTTTTGCGGTTGGCCCGGTGACTCAGTGCCGCCATAAATTGCTGACGGTACGTGGCAAAGAATTCATTCAGATCCCAGTGTTTAATCCCGGCCACCAGAGGCCCCATCGACTTGTAAGCCGCGGGACAATGTGCCATCAGCACGAATTTGTATCGGGAATGAAACTTCACAAAAGCATCGATTGTCGGCTGCTGACCCACACTCTGATAAAAATCGTGCAGGGCATGAATACGGAATACAAAGTTCTCCCGCAGCACCGGATCATGTAATCGTCCGTCTTCTTCAACAGGCAACCAAGGCATGGCTGCCATCAGCTTGCGCGTGAAGACACCAACCGTGCCTCCCGGCACCGTATTACCATTCGGAATGTACAGTTTCACCCGCTCCATTCCGCAGGTCGGCGATTTAGCACAAACGATGAAACCACACAGATCATTGAGGCCAGCAATATGACGCTCGGCGAAACTCTGCATCGCCGCTGTATAGTCGTTTTCACCTTGCTTGCTATCGACTAAATGCTCGCCGTCTTCCTGCTGAACCAACCGGATAGTCGGACGGGGCACAGGCAAACCAATCGCCATTTCCGGACAGACCGGACGAAACCGAACGTATTGAGCCAGCTCATCGGTCACGAACCGATTCCGCTTATGCCCGCCATCGAATCGTACTTTCTCGCCAAGTACACAGGCACTGATACCCACCGGAATAGACATGTCACACCTATACAAAAATATTTCTTGTACAAGAATCTTAGATAAGACACCGGAGTTGTACAAGAAAAAAAAATGTATAGGTTTGTAACAGCTCTGAGTTCAGGGGAAAAAAAAGCTGCCTGAGCGATTCAGGCAGCTTTCAAATTTTTCAGCTCAATGAGGTCAACCAACCAGCCACGAGGTTTTGAATGACTTCGTCAGCAAATGTTCATGACCAGGTCGCTTCACGGGTTCTCGCATCTGGTCATCGAATGGCGGCGCATCATAATAATAGATGCGGTACAAATCGCCTCTTCGCGAAGCCTTTTGATGTTTTCGAACTAAGGTATATAAAACGCTGATGAGATGTTCAGGTTTCAATTCGCAAGCGGAAAAAAATTTACGATGGAAATATCGAACCCGATGAACAAAATATCCACCATCAACAAAGAAAGTAATTTTTCGATTCATGTTCGCCCAGATGCTAAAAAGCTCGGGACTGTTGATATCCGCTAATTATATGGATATGAACTGTACCGAGCTATGTCCGTATCGTAGTCTGATGCAGAGCAGACTGTCAAATCCTTTGATCAAAAAACAGCCCTGACTGACTGATTTCATCTGAGTGCGAGTCTACAGAAATTTACTGGGTTCACAAGAAGATAACCTCTCCATCCTTGTCTTCAGTGATCAGATTGCGAAGCTTGTTCTTTTTCTGAACGCCAGCGTTCAAAATCCTCCAGATCCTGTTGTACAAGCTTAAGGCAGACGGCCAGAATCAGTGCATCGTCCGTGAGGCCGAGAAACGGAATCACGTCCGGCAGTACATCCAGCGGATTAAACACATAAAGCAAGGCTGTCACAATGGCGGCGATGGTGAACCAGGGAATTTCCCGGTATTCCCCTTTCCAGTAGGCTTTGACCAGACTGTACATTGATTTCACAACATTGAAGTACTGTCGCAGGGACCCATTTTTCTGAACTTTTTCTTCAATGTCCTGTTCTTTTTCCAGGACCCGCTCAATGTCTTTATCAGTCACCTTTTTCGAAGATTTTTCCAGTTTTGCTGCCGCTTCCTGTTCTGTCATTTTTCCTGCCATACTCAGCGCCTCTGATTCACATGACCTCTGCGTTAACTATGGCTTTTCTGAGAAACATTGTCACCTCATTCCAAAGAGATGATGACCGCAAAAAACAAGCCGGGAGTTCCCGGCCTGCAATTGTGAATGTTCTAAGTGCATCAAAGCTTTCTGCCCAAACGCTTCTCAACCTGTTTCTTCTCCCAGTCCGTACTGAAAAAATTGAACCACTCATAGGTACTTGCAGCCTGAATGGCGACGCCAATCCCCCACCCCATTGCTGGCCACCAGGCCCAGATATAAGAGGGATCTGTGACAAAGTTGATGACAAACAATAAGCCGATCACCAGACAGTAAGTGATCAGATGCGAATAAAATGCCTTAATATCGCGCACATAAGAGAGCGCGCGTTCTTCTTCCGTGCTCACCGCGTTTTCCTTGTCCATGTCTGGCTCCTGTTTCAGTTCAGTGATATCGATTTCGAAAACAGCCGCAAAGGACTTCAGGGTCTCCAAGCCGGCATTCCCACCGCGCTCAATTCGCTGAATGGTCCGGACACTGACGCCACTCAATTGTGCCAATTGTTCCTGAGACCAGCCACGTTGTAACCTGAGTTTCCGAATTATCATCATTCAATTCCCTTTTGCTGTTTCAATGCCAAGCCTACTGAACTTTTCACCCGACAGGCCACGACATGGACCCGACACTAAGCCGACAACCTTTACTTTTCAATCAGTTAGAACGACATTAAAATTCAATCACATCGAAATGCACATTGGGCTGTGTTGCTTCCATGCGCACCAGTTCATCCAGCACAACGATTTGCAACCCACGGCTGGTTTGTAATGACAGGCACTCCTGCCTGTCACTGTTCCGGAGGGTATCTTTCGCATGGCCTTCTATCTGCTGACCATTGTTCAGGGTCAGCCTGACCGGTAATGTGTACAGACAGGCAATTTCGATATAGTCATATTGCTGACATGAGATCATCTTTCAATCTCCAATGCGATGGTTCGGACAGAGGACCGATCATTTTTTCACCCAATACATCCCTTCAGATTTCGGGCGAACCCGTTGAAAACCAAATTTTTCATACAAAGCCGGGACATCCGCCACCAAAGACACATAGGAACGCGGAAAGGCTTCCCGATCAATATAGGCCATCATGCATTCCATGATTTGTCGTCCTAGGCCATTTCCCTGATGCGCCGGGTCGACGGCGACATCGACAATGTCAAAATTAACGGCACCATCGCCAATCACCCGACCCATCCCGACAACCTGACCCTCATGGACAATATGAACACCATACAAGCTGTTCGGCAGCCCTTTCACAGCCGCTTCATATGATCGAGACGATAAACCTGAAATTTCGCGTAAACGCAAAAAGTCATCCGGACCAACAACTTGTTCAATCACCTGGTACATCAGTTTTCCTTTCATTCATGGCTGTTCATTCAATTTCCGAAAAATCCGTATCGTCTGTTCTCATCCTGATGAAAATACGCTGCCGCAGCTTCAATATCTTTTGAATACGCCTGCACGTTGACGATGTCATACATCACTGAACCTCCGCAAAAATAAGAGATGAAACAAGACTCAGGAGTAACCCGGATTGCCCCCGATCCTACCCGGATACTCAATAAAGTTGATATGCAATGAAAGGAATCGTGATCGTCTTCAATGGAAATGCACTGCTGGTGGAACGTTTGAAGTTCATTCGACGAAAAAACCCGCACTACTGCGGGTTTGTGGGGATCAGGCTTGCTCTTCCTGTATCGGAACCGGCTCAGGTTTTTCACGGGTGATCCACCAGCACAGGATAGATGCGAAAGTCACCATCACAACCCCTTGCCAGAACGTTGCAGTGAGCGTCAGCCCAAGCAGCTGCGCCGATAAAAATGTTGAAAATACCGGAACAAAGTAAGACAAAGTAGCCAGCAGTACCATATTGCCGCGCAGAATCCCGAGATTCCACAACGCATAACCACCGCCCATCGCCAGACCCGCCAGCAGCAGATCCCGGATCACCGGAAGATCAAACGCCATTGGGGGCTCATGAGAAAATAGATATTTCACCCAAAGGGCGACGGCTGTTGCCGCAAAAAACCAAGTGATCGCATTTTTGCCATCCGCCATCAGGCGGGTCAGATTACAGTAAATCGCCCAGATAAATGCACCGCTCAACGCCAGCGTATAACTGACCGGGTTACTTTGTACATTGGCGATTAACTGGGAAATCGATAAACCGCTGTCGCCGGAAACTGTCCAGGCAACGCCCAAAAAAGATAATAACAACGAGGGATATAACAGCCAGCTGACTGAGCGACGAGAAAAGATCACCGCAAACAAAACAGTCAGGCACGGCCAGAGGTAATTGATCAACCCCATCTCAACCGCTTGCAACCGGTCATTGGCCATCCCCAGAGACAGCGCCAGACACATCTCATAGCTGACAAACAGCCCCCCACCCAGCACAAGATATTTGTAGGAAAAAGAAGACAATTTGGGCAAACCAACCGTCAGGATAAGAATGACAGCACTGACACTGTAGATCATGGCGGCCCCACCCACCGGACCCAGTTGCTCGGTCACATTTCGGATCAGGGCAACCACACTGCTGAAAAGAAAAATTGCGCCACACCCGGCCAGCGTAAATTGATGACTGCGAACCACGTTTGAACCTTGTTGATGAAAACCTGAGAATCCACAACATTGCCTGAGAATAAAGGCGAAAACAACCCGAAAGAAAGCCGTTTATGGTCCGGATGCATACCTCAGCAACATGACGTCCCGATTCAGCCTTCGGGCTTCCAATAACATCAGTCTTTGCCGTAATTTCACGCCATCCAGAACTTGCTTCCCCTGATTGCTGATAAAGGGCTCCAGTAAAAACTGATATTCATTGATCAAATTTGCATCCGCCAGTGATGTGCCCAACGCGGGGCTGCCAAACAGAACAACATTACCGGAGATCCCGGATAAAAATTCTCGTGCCTGATCGATGTCCGGTCCTTTCAGAATCTCAGTATTCTGCCAGGGATATTCAAGCGGCCGGGTCGTGACAACCCGCTTGGGAATGGACTGTAATTCCATCGCCAGATACTGCATATATTTGGGTAAGTCCCGCCTTGTTGCGGCTTCAGGCCAAAACGCAGAAAAAAGATCATAAGTGTGACGCCCCAGAATCAAAGCTTCAGATGCATGCAATAATTCAAGGGCATATTCATGATGTTCCTGATCCACTACAGCATCCGCATGATGGCAGTGACCATTTAATGTCATGTTTAAAGAATAAATCAGATGAGCCATGGCATAACCCTGTGTCGATAACGCGCGCAGAAACGCTCTGCAAGACTGCCTCATGAGTATTTGCAGAGCACATCAGTTTTGCCAGTTTTCAGGGTCAAAAAGGTGTAAAAAAGTTTGTTTTTTTGCTGATAAATCAATAACTACTGTTCAGATCGGGCAAGCCTTATCCTGCGACTTTTGATTTGATGATTACAGATCTGTTCACACCGTAGCCCATGGCTCCCCAGGAACGGAAGAAAAACTACAGGATTGCGGCCAGATCCGGTGCGATCACCAGATTCCCTTTGACAACTTCTTTGTGGAGCTACGGCCGCCAGATTGGAATGTCATCCAATGCCGCTTTGGTTCTGTGGATCCCTCCTGCACGGTATACCAGCGTTCCAGCTTATCAATCACTGCCAGAGAACTGTCCTCAATGCCACAACATATTGGGTTGGTTTGTACAAAAAATTCCCCCCTTTGGGATGTAGGACATTTAGATTATTGACATCATGGCTTTCCATTGTGCATGTTTACTAATAAACTCTCGCTTTTGTGAATGAATACCTGTCCCGGCAAGACTAACGAATAGAGCCAAAATGGACCCAATCCCACTTCAATGACGACTTGAGACTGATGACGAAATCGCCGGTGAATGTAGTGATTTTTTCAAAACGAAGAAAAACTGTATCAAATTTCATAAAATATTTATCATTAAATATAAAAAACAAAAAAACAAAATTTCCGTTAAATAAAACTGGACAAAAAATTTTATTCCATTAAATTTAAAAAAAACATAAAAGGTCAAATCATGGATATTATATTTAATATATTAAAAGTATCTTTTCTTTTCACATTCATTCTGTTTTCTTCATTCTTCCTGGGGCAGAAGCTACCCATTCTTATCAGTGATTACGGTGCAACAAAGAAAAGAATAACAATGACTCTATCAACCATCTTGATTGGAGTGCTTATGGCATTGGTTTTATATGTTGTTTGCATAGGGTTTTTCTGGAACACTGATGTACTTATCTTTTCAATCACAATAACGCTTTTATTGGTAGGCACTTTGATACTATCTATCCTCTTTTCCCAAAAGGAGTATGGATTAATCATGACACAATCTTTTCCCTTACCCAACGCATTCAAAAACATCCACCTGACTGCGTCAGTAAATAAATTTGTTATCGAACATTCAAAGGGAAAAACAAAACAAGAAAACGATCACCTCATTAACGGCATCATCTCAGAGGCATTCAAGACCTTGAAAAAGCATAACATCCCATCTGGAAATTATAAGATGGAGTCTCATCTGCTTTGGGATCAAAAAAGACGAGATAATATCGAGTCGATATTGAAAGAATTAAACGCAATCATCATCGTCAATGAGCGTAGTAGTAAAAGCACTGAACTCATCGGAAATATCACGAAAACACTATTGACAGGAAAGTACAAACCAAAGCATCACTGGTTTAAAATTGAGTTCAAAATTCAGCATTCCAATTAAATCCTACAAGAATGTCAATGAGGTGAGAAAAAACTCACCTCTTTATGAATCCTGTCATATTGATGAACATTGACGTTATCCCTGCCATGAATGCCGGCCCCGGCAAGATATCAAGCTCACTCATCGGGAAGATTACCTATCTCGACCAGGGATTCGCACGTCTCAAGGTTCTTGCCCACTTCAATCACATAGCGCTGTGTTTTCTCATTTAAAAGTGATGACCTATTGTAAGAACAGCCACCGCTGTTCGTTTTTTCACCTTGAAGAATCGCACGCTCCAAATCAATCAGTGCCAACCCATGGGGGACATTTCTTTGGGAAACGTCTGCCTGATTGAGAAAATCTCTGGCTTCTCCTTCTGTCACGATCCGATAGTTCTTGGCAAATGCATCTACCGATAAGAAAACCATCAACATAAACAGATATTTCATGATTGCCCCCGCTTCAAAAACTTCATCAATCATCGTCACTGCATCACTTTTCGGGACAGCATCGGAATTTATTGAGCGTCGGAGCTTCTGTCACCAACAGGTTTGAGAGATACCGGGTTGCCAACTACACTCTCAATCAAAGTTGTAACCTTTAAGCATGAAACATACAGTATTTTGCT
The Photobacterium sp. GJ3 DNA segment above includes these coding regions:
- a CDS encoding MerR family transcriptional regulator, translated to MKLFAIREVSEITGVNSVTLRAWQRRYGLIKPQRTEKGHRLYTQEDIERIQLIVSWLDKGVAISKVRPLLETGSEAVAEQESEQAWVTPVMTALAECRRGKLEQLLTQLMKEYPLSLFIEQVVEPVDRQLNESANPLKPIQCALWQSALIEHCAALVAKARKRNGRKALLLSFEPAQDGISHHIWLSALALSLDGDSVTILENLPFQGKLHGLEAAVSQQDFAQVLVVGESKLPQAILKQLARLHTALHCPVILKGSIAVIHGSWLQQLAGETEHDEA
- a CDS encoding DUF523 and DUF1722 domain-containing protein, with protein sequence MSIPVGISACVLGEKVRFDGGHKRNRFVTDELAQYVRFRPVCPEMAIGLPVPRPTIRLVQQEDGEHLVDSKQGENDYTAAMQSFAERHIAGLNDLCGFIVCAKSPTCGMERVKLYIPNGNTVPGGTVGVFTRKLMAAMPWLPVEEDGRLHDPVLRENFVFRIHALHDFYQSVGQQPTIDAFVKFHSRYKFVLMAHCPAAYKSMGPLVAGIKHWDLNEFFATYRQQFMAALSHRANRKNNTNVLMHLQGYFKRNLTKAQKQELLDLIQSYRLGHQPILVPLALINHYLKEFPDPYLQLQTFLHPYPEELKLRYGL
- a CDS encoding YkvA family protein; translation: MAGKMTEQEAAAKLEKSSKKVTDKDIERVLEKEQDIEEKVQKNGSLRQYFNVVKSMYSLVKAYWKGEYREIPWFTIAAIVTALLYVFNPLDVLPDVIPFLGLTDDALILAVCLKLVQQDLEDFERWRSEKEQASQSDH
- a CDS encoding 2TM domain-containing protein, which translates into the protein MIIRKLRLQRGWSQEQLAQLSGVSVRTIQRIERGGNAGLETLKSFAAVFEIDITELKQEPDMDKENAVSTEEERALSYVRDIKAFYSHLITYCLVIGLLFVINFVTDPSYIWAWWPAMGWGIGVAIQAASTYEWFNFFSTDWEKKQVEKRLGRKL
- a CDS encoding Rho-binding antiterminator translates to MISCQQYDYIEIACLYTLPVRLTLNNGQQIEGHAKDTLRNSDRQECLSLQTSRGLQIVVLDELVRMEATQPNVHFDVIEF
- a CDS encoding GNAT family N-acetyltransferase; the protein is MYQVIEQVVGPDDFLRLREISGLSSRSYEAAVKGLPNSLYGVHIVHEGQVVGMGRVIGDGAVNFDIVDVAVDPAHQGNGLGRQIMECMMAYIDREAFPRSYVSLVADVPALYEKFGFQRVRPKSEGMYWVKK
- the yddG gene encoding aromatic amino acid DMT transporter YddG; translation: MVRSHQFTLAGCGAIFLFSSVVALIRNVTEQLGPVGGAAMIYSVSAVILILTVGLPKLSSFSYKYLVLGGGLFVSYEMCLALSLGMANDRLQAVEMGLINYLWPCLTVLFAVIFSRRSVSWLLYPSLLLSFLGVAWTVSGDSGLSISQLIANVQSNPVSYTLALSGAFIWAIYCNLTRLMADGKNAITWFFAATAVALWVKYLFSHEPPMAFDLPVIRDLLLAGLAMGGGYALWNLGILRGNMVLLATLSYFVPVFSTFLSAQLLGLTLTATFWQGVVMVTFASILCWWITREKPEPVPIQEEQA
- a CDS encoding dihydrofolate reductase family protein translates to MAHLIYSLNMTLNGHCHHADAVVDQEHHEYALELLHASEALILGRHTYDLFSAFWPEAATRRDLPKYMQYLAMELQSIPKRVVTTRPLEYPWQNTEILKGPDIDQAREFLSGISGNVVLFGSPALGTSLADANLINEYQFLLEPFISNQGKQVLDGVKLRQRLMLLEARRLNRDVMLLRYASGP